The genomic window GTGTACGTTGTTCCTTTCGAAATACGGAGTCCTTTAAAATCATAGAAGACCTCATTCGGGAATGTGTTCCGGACAATACCCCGCCACGGAACGGTTATGACACTTGATATCAGGCCGTAAGCCGTTCCGTAGCTTCAGTATCCCATATCCCATGCATGAATGTGGATCAGGCGGCATTTCACCTCCTTGCCCCGTTTACGGACATGCCGATGCGTTGCCTGCCGGAATTCTCATTCAAGCAGTTTTCGTCCGCCATCATCTTCCAGCACACGCATTTGCTGGATAGCTATCCGGTTCAGTCTCACGAGCCGTTCGCCCTGCGGTATGCCCTGGTCTATGAATACGGCGTTCAGGTTTTCCATATTGGAGAGGCAGATCAGTTCATTGATGGAGGCATAGTCACGGATATTGCCCTTCAGACCGGGATTTTGCTCACGCCACATCCTGGCGGTCATCCCGAACATGGCTACGTTGAGCACGTCCGCCTCTTCCGCATAGATGATGCCGGCCTGTGCGGGGGTGACTTCCACCGGTATCAGGTTCTGCCTGATGGCATCGGTATGTATGCGGTAGTTGATCTTTGACAGTTCCCGTTTCGCACTCCAGCCGAGCTGGGCCTGCTCCTCCTCTTTCAACCGCTGGAACTCTTTCAGCAGGTACAGCTTGAATTGAGGGGATACCCACGTGGCGAACTCGAATGCGATATCCTTGTGTGCGTAAGTCCCTCCATAGCGTCCGGCCTTGGCGATGATACCCTTGGAGTTGGTCTTTTCCACCCATTGTTTGACGGAAAGGATGAAACGGTTCAATCCGGCCTCGTTTTTAATTCCCTCGAATTCGGGGGAATTAAAATCCGGATTGTACATCTCCTCCCATATGCCCAGAAACTCGACGGTATTCTTGTTACGCAACCACTTTTCAATAAGGGCGGGACCGTTTTCCATATTGCGGACCATGTCGGTCAGGGAGATATAATCCTTGTCATTGTACGTGATGACTGTCACTTCTGTATTCTGGACTTTAATTTTAGCCATGTTCTTTTAACGGTTATTCGGTTATTATTGGTTCGATGTACAAATGTACGGTGTATTTTTCGGAATGTTCCTCCATATCCGGAAAAGTTTGTGTCACGCCGCCTGTTGCGACAAGCCGTTTCTACCAAGGAAAGGGCAGGCAATACCGGCTGACGTGGATACAGGCGGAACAACCCGCATATGCAATGCAGAGGGAGCAGGAGAGCCTTCACCACAGCCGGAGAGGAAAGCGGTCTCATGCCGGGGTACGGCATGAAAAGGGGCTCCCGGACAGTTCTTTTCCTTGTCGCACATGCACTACGTCGGTCGCAGTTTTCGCCTTCTGAATCCCTTTTACGTCCGTCCCTGCGCTTTCGGAGCGTTTTTCCGGTAGAAAATTTCACCATGCGGAAATTTTCTGCCGGAAACCGGAGGGAAAACGCGGAGTCCCGCAGGGACGGACGAACTTTGATGAGGAAGGGGAAAAATCGTTCCTTTCGTAAATACCATTTCCTCAGATGGCATCGCATATTTCCTTCTCCATCTTTTCCAGCTTATGGGACAGGATTTCCATGTCGCTGCTGATCTTCTGGTTGGTTATCCGGGCATATATCTGGGTGGTTTTCAAATCCGTATGCCCCAAAAGACGGCTTACGGTCTCGATGGGCACACCGTGCGAGAGCAGCACGGTGGTGGCGTTCGTATGCCGGGCCACATGATAGGTCAGCCGTATCTTGAAACCGCACTGCCTGCCAAGTTCCTTCAATATGGTGTTGCATCTGCCGTTGCTCGGTACCGGAAATACATGGTCGTCCTTGGACAGCCCCTTATACTTCTCTATGATGCGCTTGGGCACGTCCAGCAGGCGGATGTTGGACTCGGTGTTTGTCTTGCGACGGCGGGTGATGATCCAGAGGTTACCGTCGAAGAAGGTCTGGAGCCGGTCGGTCGTCAGTGCCTTCACGTCCGCGTATGCCAGTCCGGTGAACACAGAGAAGATGAAGAGGTCGCGTACCAGTTCGCAGGTCCCGCTTTTCACCGGGGCCTCCATCAGCGTCTGTATCTCACGCTCCGTCAGGTAGCCCCGGTCAACGCTCTCGGGGGAGTTGATGTACCCGGCGAAGGGGTTGAAGGGAAGCGCGCCGCTGTTGCGGGCGATGGAGATGACGTGCTTGAGCCCGATCATGTAACCCCATACGGTATTGGTGCGGCATTTCTTCTCCGTACGCAGGAAATACTCGAAGTTGTTGATGAACGTCAGGTTGAGTTCCTTCAGGGGGATGTCGTCACGGCGGTACACTTTCGGGACGAACTCGCACAGATGCCTGTATATGGTACGGTAGCGGTTGTATGTTCCCTGCACGCGGCTGTGTCCCACTTTCTTGATGAACTCCTCATTGTGCTGCTCGAAGAGCTTCAGCAGCGTCTCGCGTTTCACGCCCAGTCCGAGGCAGGCGTCCCTCAGCCTGGCGGCGGTGACATAGCCGTCGGACTGCATCAGTTCCTGGTAACGGCGGTTCACGTCCACACGTATCCGGTCAACCGCCGCATTGATTTTCTGCGCCTCGGCGCTCTTGCCCGTGGCACGTGCCGTTTTCACGTCCCAAAGTTTCGGGGGCACGTCCAGCTTGCAGCTGAACTGCTTGATTTCGCCGTCCACCGTAAGACGGCACATCAGGGGGAGATAGCCGTTGGCTCTCTCGCTGCCCTTCTTCACGTAGAAGAGGATTTTGAAGGTCGATCTGCTCATACTCGTTTTCATACTTTTTTGATCGTTACAAAGTTAATATCAAGCGAGTTGTCCTCAGGTATGAAAAACTGTGCAAATTACTGAAATAGAATCTGTTGTGCCGTTTCTTGTTCCTGTTATATCAGTAACGATATGGGAACTGAAGTCTTTCGCAGCTTTTAGCGGACCTCCTTTTTCAGCTTATGCAGTATTATGAGTTAAACACCTAACCACTTAATAGACTGCATTTTTGCTGTATTATCATCAACCTTGCTTTTTCTTGCTGCGTTTACTTTAAATTAAGACTTTCATAGACAAATAGGGGAAAGGGGCGATTTGGTATCGCCCCTTTTCTTGTTTTTATCAGATGATTTTCTCCAAATCTTTCAAATTGTTAGCTACTTCCTCATCCGTTACCTCATAGTTTGTTAGATCACCGGATAGATATTGGTCGTAGGCGGCCATATCGATCAAGCCGTGCCCCGATAAGTTGAACAAGATCGTACGAGGTTTACCTTCGATTTTGGCTTGCTCTGCCTCATGGATAGCTGCGGCGATAGCGTGGGATGATTCCGGGGCCGGTATGATTCCTTCCGCTTGCGCGAATAGAGTAGCGGCCTTAAAGGTATCCAATTGCTTGATATCCACGGCGCTCATCAATTCGTCTTTCATCAACTGGCTGACGATGGAGCCGGCGCCATGATAACGCAAACCTCCCGCATGGATATTCGCTGGAGAGAAATTATGTCCCAACGTAAACATCGGGATTAGCGGGGTATAGCCAGCCTCATCTCCGAAGTCATATTGGAATTGCCCTCTTGTAAGTTTTGGGCAAGATGCCGGTTCCGCCGCTATAACCCGGATATCCTTACCTTCCGTTAGTTTATGGCGCAGGAATGGGAATGTGATACCGGAGAAGTTGGAACCACCACCGAAACAACCGATAACGACATCGGGGTACTCGCCAGCCATTTCCATTTGTTTCTCAGCTTCCAGTCCGATAACGGTCTGATGCAGCATAACGTGGTTTAATACGCTACCTAATGTATATTTACAGTTCGGTGTCTGCATGGCCAGCTCTACCGCCTCGGAGATGGCGGTACCTAGACTACCTTGATAATTAGGATGGTCTGTCAAGATCTTACGTCCGGCTTTCGTACTCATACTCGGGGAGGCAACAACTTGTGCTCCGAAAGTCTGCATGATCGAACGACGGTAGGGCTTCTGGTGGTAACTAACCTTTACCATATAAACGGCAAGTTCCAAGCCGAAAGCTTTTGCCGCATAAGAAAGAGCGGCACCCCATTGTCCGGCGCCTGTCTCGGTCGTGATATTTGTCGTACCCTCTTGTTTACAATAATAAGCCTGAGCCAAGGCCGAATTCAACTTATGTGAACCGATCGGGCTTACACTCTCGTTCTTGAAATAGATATGGGCGGGCGTATCCAGTGCTTTTTCCAATCCGGTGGCACGAACCAACGGAGTCGGTCGCCATACCTTATAAAGCTCGCGTACTTCATCGGGGATCTCGATCCATGTGTCTGTCGTGTTCATTTCTTGATGCGAGACGCCTTTCGAGAATAGAGGATATAAATCTTCCTCCTTTAAGGGCTGTTTAGTTTGTGGATTTAAGATCGGCAGCGGTTTGTTCTTCATATCCGCTACGATATTATACCATGCCGTAGGTATATCTTTTTCTTCTAGCAAAAACTTTTTAGTACTCATTTTCTTTATCTGGTGTTTACAATATTAATCTAATTTGACCTTTAAGGCTTACAACTTGGAAGCAAAGGAACAAATAATATTTCGTTTCTTCAAATTGAATCCATAAAAATATATACATTCGCGGCTTATAAGGTAAGAAAAATAACAAACTGAATTATAATGAGACGGATTACCCTGTTGCTCGTGGGGATGCTAGCCTTATTTTCTACGACAGCGCAAAGAAAAAACTTCACTTACAAATTCTACGGCTTCGTCCGTGGAGATCTTTTCTACAATTCCCGGGCTAATATGGCTCCGATCGATGGGAACTTTTATCTCTATCCTTTGGATAAGAGTTTTGATGCGGATGGCAAGGATTTGAACGCCACGCCGAATGGCAGTTTCTATACGTTCACTTCCCGCTTGGGCTTGGACGTGACGGGTCCCGATATCGGCAAGGCTCGTTCCTCCGCTAAGATAGAGACGGACTTTGGCGGTTTTTCCGGTAGTAATACGATGTTACGTATCCGGCAGGCATACGTAAACTTGGATTGGGGAAAATCGGCGGTATTAGTAGGGATCACGTGGCATCCCTTGTTTGGCGCCGTGATGCCGGATGTCTTGAATCTTTCCACCGGAGCGCCGTTCCAGCCTTTCAACCGTAGCCCGCAGATCCGTTACCAGTATAAGGCGAATAGCCGGGTACAACTGACGGCTTCCGTGTTGTGGCAATTACAATACCTTTCCAGCGGACCGAAAGGAATGAGCGAGGATTATATCAAGAATAGTTGCATTCCGGAGATGTTCGTGGGGGCGGACTTTACCCCCGCGGATGGCTGGTTGATGGGTCTCGGCGCTCATATGATCTCCTTGAAGCCCCGTACTTCCACGGAATGGAAGGAGCAAACTTTTAAGGTGAACGAGCGAATGACGGCCTTCTCTTACGAGGCACATTTGAAGTATAGCGGAAGAAACTATACCTTTGCGGCGAAAACCTTGATGGCCTCTGCCTTGGATCATACCGCTTTATTGGGCGGTTACGGGGTGAGCTCGGTGGACTCCCGTACGGGCGAACAGGGATATACGCCTTTTCGCCATTCTACGACATGGGTGAATTTCGCCTACGGAACGAAATGGAGACCGGGAGTTTTCGTCGGATATACGAAGAATTTGGGAACCGGGAAGTCCTTGGTCTCAGCGGATAAGGTGTATGGTATGGGATTGGATATCGATCAATTAATAACCGTCAGCTTAAACGTATCGTATAATTTACCGCATTGGAAGTTCGGTTTCGAGTATTGTCCGGCGACAGCTTATTATGGCACGACCGACTTAGAGAGCGGACGTATCGAGCAAACACATGCGATAACGAATCATCGTATATTAGGTTTGATGATGTATTATTTTTAAAGATAGATTGACCGGAATGGAAATGAAACGCAACTTGCTTCTTTTGATCGGCCTATGTATGGCGGTATGCGTACAGGCGCAAAAGAAAAACTTCTCTTACAAATTTTACGGACAGGTACGTGGAGACTTGTTCTATAATTCCCGTGCGAACGCCGAGATCGTGGATGGTTTGTTCCACCTATATCCGAAGGACGTGGCGTTGGATGCGGATGGCAAGGACTTGAACGCTAGTCCGAACGGTAGTTTTTACCTGCTTTACTCCCGTTTGGGAATCGATGTACAAGGACCGAAGGTTGGTTCGGCCAAGACTTCCTTGAAACTGGAGGCCGATTTCCGGGGTTCGGGTAGCAATTGGGCGGTACTCCGTATCCGTCACGCCTATGTGAATCTGGATTGGGGCAAGTCCGCTGTCTTGATCGGACAGACGTGGCATCCTCTATTTGGCGAGGTCTTTCCACAGATGTTGAATCTTTCTACCGGCGCCCCGTTCCAGCCCTTTAACCGCA from Parabacteroides distasonis ATCC 8503 includes these protein-coding regions:
- a CDS encoding KilA-N domain-containing protein, which translates into the protein MAKIKVQNTEVTVITYNDKDYISLTDMVRNMENGPALIEKWLRNKNTVEFLGIWEEMYNPDFNSPEFEGIKNEAGLNRFILSVKQWVEKTNSKGIIAKAGRYGGTYAHKDIAFEFATWVSPQFKLYLLKEFQRLKEEEQAQLGWSAKRELSKINYRIHTDAIRQNLIPVEVTPAQAGIIYAEEADVLNVAMFGMTARMWREQNPGLKGNIRDYASINELICLSNMENLNAVFIDQGIPQGERLVRLNRIAIQQMRVLEDDGGRKLLE
- a CDS encoding site-specific integrase; translation: MKTSMSRSTFKILFYVKKGSERANGYLPLMCRLTVDGEIKQFSCKLDVPPKLWDVKTARATGKSAEAQKINAAVDRIRVDVNRRYQELMQSDGYVTAARLRDACLGLGVKRETLLKLFEQHNEEFIKKVGHSRVQGTYNRYRTIYRHLCEFVPKVYRRDDIPLKELNLTFINNFEYFLRTEKKCRTNTVWGYMIGLKHVISIARNSGALPFNPFAGYINSPESVDRGYLTEREIQTLMEAPVKSGTCELVRDLFIFSVFTGLAYADVKALTTDRLQTFFDGNLWIITRRRKTNTESNIRLLDVPKRIIEKYKGLSKDDHVFPVPSNGRCNTILKELGRQCGFKIRLTYHVARHTNATTVLLSHGVPIETVSRLLGHTDLKTTQIYARITNQKISSDMEILSHKLEKMEKEICDAI
- a CDS encoding TrpB-like pyridoxal phosphate-dependent enzyme — encoded protein: MSTKKFLLEEKDIPTAWYNIVADMKNKPLPILNPQTKQPLKEEDLYPLFSKGVSHQEMNTTDTWIEIPDEVRELYKVWRPTPLVRATGLEKALDTPAHIYFKNESVSPIGSHKLNSALAQAYYCKQEGTTNITTETGAGQWGAALSYAAKAFGLELAVYMVKVSYHQKPYRRSIMQTFGAQVVASPSMSTKAGRKILTDHPNYQGSLGTAISEAVELAMQTPNCKYTLGSVLNHVMLHQTVIGLEAEKQMEMAGEYPDVVIGCFGGGSNFSGITFPFLRHKLTEGKDIRVIAAEPASCPKLTRGQFQYDFGDEAGYTPLIPMFTLGHNFSPANIHAGGLRYHGAGSIVSQLMKDELMSAVDIKQLDTFKAATLFAQAEGIIPAPESSHAIAAAIHEAEQAKIEGKPRTILFNLSGHGLIDMAAYDQYLSGDLTNYEVTDEEVANNLKDLEKII
- a CDS encoding DcaP family trimeric outer membrane transporter, with translation MRRITLLLVGMLALFSTTAQRKNFTYKFYGFVRGDLFYNSRANMAPIDGNFYLYPLDKSFDADGKDLNATPNGSFYTFTSRLGLDVTGPDIGKARSSAKIETDFGGFSGSNTMLRIRQAYVNLDWGKSAVLVGITWHPLFGAVMPDVLNLSTGAPFQPFNRSPQIRYQYKANSRVQLTASVLWQLQYLSSGPKGMSEDYIKNSCIPEMFVGADFTPADGWLMGLGAHMISLKPRTSTEWKEQTFKVNERMTAFSYEAHLKYSGRNYTFAAKTLMASALDHTALLGGYGVSSVDSRTGEQGYTPFRHSTTWVNFAYGTKWRPGVFVGYTKNLGTGKSLVSADKVYGMGLDIDQLITVSLNVSYNLPHWKFGFEYCPATAYYGTTDLESGRIEQTHAITNHRILGLMMYYF